One region of Arvicola amphibius chromosome 3, mArvAmp1.2, whole genome shotgun sequence genomic DNA includes:
- the Ltf gene encoding lactotransferrin translates to MRLFIPTLLFLEALGLCLARKATVRWCAVSKPEAQKCSRWQKAMKEVRGQPLNCVKRSSTRQCIQAIVTNKADAMTLDGGSMFDAGPAPYKLRPIAAEIYGTQTQPRTHYYAVAVVKRSSNFHLNQLRGLRSCHTGLGRSAGWNIPIGTLRPFLNWEGPPASLEEAVSKFFSESCIPGANKDRFPNLCSLCTGTGAARCASSPEEPYAGYAGAFKCLRDNAGDVAFTRGSTVLEELPDKAERDQYKLLCPDNTWKSVEEYKECHLAQIPSHAVVARSVRGKEDAIWELLSQAQDKFGKDKASEFKLFASLAGQKEKDLLFKDSAIGFSRVPPKVDVGLYLTYNYITSIQSLRKREKDVAATRARVTWCAVGSEEKRKCDEWNKASNGRVTCTSFPTTEDCITSIMKGDADAMSLDGGYIYIAGKCGLVPVLAENQKSPKSNGSDCVDRPAEGYFAVAAVRKEDTGFSWSSVRGKKSCHTAVDRTAGWNIPVGLLVNQTRSCKFDEFFSQSCAPGADPRSNLCALCVGDEKGENKCAPNSKERYHGYTGALRCLAEKAGNVAFLKDSTVLQNTDGKGTEEWARNLRLEDFELLCLDDTRKPVTEAQSCHLAIAPNHAVISRTDKVEVLQQVLFDQQNQFGRTGSRCPGEFCLFQSKTKNLLFNDNTECLAKLHGKTTYDKYLGQEYVVATANLKQCSSSPLLEACAFLTQ, encoded by the exons ATGAGGCTGTTCATCCCCACCTTGCTGTTTCTTGAGGCCCTTG GACTCTGTCTGGCTAGGAAGGCCACTGTCAGATGGTGTGCCGTGTCAAAACCCGAGGCACAAAAGTGTTCCAGGTGGCAGAAGGCCATGAAAGAAGTGCGTGGCCAGCCACTCAACTGTGTCAAGAGATCCTCCACCCGGCAGTGCATCCAGGCCATTGTG acaaaCAAAGCCGATGCTATGACTCTCGATGGTGGTTCGATGTTTGATGCAGGGCCGGCCCCCTACAAACTGCGCCCTATTGCAGCAGAAATTTATGGGACCCAAACTC AACCCCGGACTCACTATTATGCTGTAGCAGTTGTGAAGAGAAGCAGTAACTTTCATCTGAACCAACTGCGAGGCCTGAGGTCCTGCCACACAGGCCTTGGCAGGAGCGCTGGGTGGAATATCCCCATAGGGACCCTTCGTCCATTCCTGAATTGGGAGGGGCCACCTGCATCCCTTGAAGAAG CGGTGTCCAAGTTCTTCTCAGAGAGCTGCATTCCCGGTGCCAACAAAGATCGCTTTCCCAACCTGTGTAGCCTGTGTACAGGGACAGGAGCAGCCAGATGCGCCTCTTCCCCAGAAGAACCGTACGCTGGTTATGCAGGCGCCTTCAA GTGTCTGAGAGACAACGCTGGGGATGTGGCTTTTACCAGGGGAAGCACCGTATTAG AGGAACTACCAGATAAAGCCGAAAGAGACCAGTACAAGCTGCTCTGCCCAGACAACACCTGGAAGTCGGTGGAGGAGTATAAGGAGTGTCACCTGGCCCAAATCCCTTCTCATGCTGTTGTGGCCCGAAGTGTGAGGGGCAAGGAAGACGCCATCTGGGAACTTCTCAGCCAGGCACAG GACAAGTTTGGAAAGGACAAAGCGTCAGAGTTCAAGCTCTTTGCCTCCCTAGCGGGACAGAAGGAGAAGGACCTGCTCTTTAAAGACTCTGCCATTGGGTTTTCAAGGGTTCCCCCGAAGGTAGATGTTGGCCTCTACCTGACCTACAACTATATCACATCCATCCAGAGCTTGCGTAAAA GGGAGAAGGACGTGGCCGCCACACGTGCCCGGGTCACGTGGTGTGCAGTGGGCAGCGAGGAGAAGCGCAAGTGTGACGAGTGGAACAAAGCGAGTAATGGCAGGGTGACCTGCACCTCGTTCCCCACCACGGAAGACTGCATTACCTCAATCATG AAAGGAGATGCTGATGCCATGAGCTTGGATGGAGGTTACATCTATATTGCGGGCAAGTGTGGTTTAGTTCCTGTGCTGGCGGAGAACCAGA AATCCCCCAAAAGCAATGGCTCTGACTGTGTGGACAGACCAGCAGAAG GGTACTTTGCCGTAGCAGCAGTTAGAAAGGAAGATACTGGCTTCAGCTGGAGCTCTGTGAGAGGCAAGAAGTCCTGCCACACGGCTGTGGACAGGACCGCGGGCTGGAACATCCCTGTTGGCCTGCTCGTCAACCAGACCAGATCCTGCAAAtttg ATGAATTCTTCAGCCAAAGCTGTGCCCCTGGGGCTGACCCCAGATCCAatctctgtgctctgtgtgttgGTGACGAGAAGGGTGAGAATAAGTGTGCCCCCAACAGCAAAGAGAGATACCATGGCTACACCGGGGCTTTAAG GTGCCTGGCTGAGAAAGCAGGAAATGTTGCGTTTTTGAAGGACTCTACTGTCTTGCAGAACACTGATG GAAAGGGCACTGAAGAGTGGGCTAGGAACTTGAGGCTGGAGGACTTTGAGCTGCTGTGTCTTGATGACACCCGGAAGCCTGTGACCGAGGCTCAGAGCTGCCACCTGGCCATAGCCCCAAATCATGCTGTGATATCTCGGACAGACAAGGTGGAAGTCCTTCAGCAGGTGCTGTTTGACCAGCAG AATCAGTTTGGAAGAACTGGATCGAGGTGCCCAGGGGAGTTTTGCCTGTTCCAGTCTAAAACCAAAAATCTTCTGTTCAATGACAACACTGAGTGTTTGGCTAAGCTCCATGGCAAAACAACGTATGACAAGTACCTGGGACAGGAGTATGTCGTAGCCACCGCTAATCTGAAGCAGTGCTCAAGCTCCC cactcctggAAGCCTGCGCTTTCCTTACCCAGTGA